Part of the Saccharomyces kudriavzevii IFO 1802 strain IFO1802 genome assembly, chromosome: 8 genome is shown below.
AGTAGTTACCactttggaaaagtttgctttagaaaattttttcattgattatCACCGCCAAAAACAGTCATATATTCTCATTTATTAAGTAATTCCGGTGCAAAGATATAATACTTTTGCAAATGAACTCTCATTATTTGTGATTGCCACGACATCCAATCAGCGTTTTTAAGGGCCattatcaaaattttacagTTGTTCTATTTGAAGAGCTACATAAGTAAATTAGTGACAAACTCAATAAGACTGTACCATTATTTCTAAGCGTTTGATCTTGCGCCGATTTACATCTTTACTTAATGTCGTTGAGACTATTGTACGGATAACTGAAGCGTATGGTGCAAATGAAAGCCAGACTACAAATAAATTGTCGTTCTGTATAATATCTAAATATCGCATTTCGTAAaatatgatatttttgtcatctATGAAATTTAAAGTAAAATTTTAGAGTTagaaaattgaaggatAGTATTCAATGTTATATCATCGACTAGATTATTTTCAACTATAGAGAACAGCTCAAATAACAAAGGAATACGAATAAAGCATGTCTCGTGAAGGGTTCCAAATTCCAACAAATTTAGATGCCGCTGCCGCGGGTACCTCCCAGGCTAGAACTGCAACTTTGAAGTATATATGCGCTGAATGTTCTAGTAAATTATCTTTATCTAGAACTGATGCTGTTCGTTGTAAGGACTGTGGCCACagaattttattgaaagcTAGAACTAAGAGATTGGTTCAATTCGAAGCTAGATAAGGTAAGAAAAGCTAAGAGCCATGCATGGAATTGGCAGGGCGGAATAATGGAGGATGAAGTTTGTTCACAAAAAACGTAAGTTTTACACCATATAAACAGGCGCATATTCATGTTTTTGTGGTGCTCATCATGATTTTTAAGGAAAAACCGTATAATACACATTAAActatattgaaaaatatacctatatatatgcaaATGTACGATAATAATTGGATATAAGAAAGGCATTTCACTGTTCATGATGTTTTTAGTTTATACACTACAACCCGTTCTTATGTAGCTTTTTCTATAGCCAATATATTGTTTTCAACAGAAGAGCTGCCGTCAGTCATCAAATCATTACAATTCTTGGTTCTTCCATAAAACTGAATTGTCGAACAGTAATCCCTGCATTCCTTAAAACTATGAAGCTCTCTTCATCCATCCTGTAGGTTTGGCTATAGACCACTTCACTGATTCCTGTTTGAACGATCTTTACAGAACAGGTTAAGCAGGGGCAAGTATCACAATATAAAGTTGCATTTTGGCCTACACGGTCCCTACCAGCCTCTAGTAAGGCGTTTTCTTCTGCATGTAAACATAAACAAGTGTGCAGGTTTCTAGAATCACCATCATTGCAACGTGGACAACCACCGTTAAAACAATTGGTTAGATGTCGAGGCGTCCCGTTGTAACCAGTGGCAATGACTCTGCATTCCCTTACAATTACACAACCAACCCTACGTTTCATGCAATTGGAACGAGATGCCGCCAACGTGGCTAGCTTCATAAAGTAGCTATCCCAACTAGGCCTCATCAGCGGAGCCTTTTCTTTGCTGCTTTGCCCGTTGTTACCAAGAATTTTCAATTGGGCGGTGATATTATCGATTAAGCTTTGCTTCTTTCGATCACAGTCTTCATTGactattttgaatttcaggTGTGATCGTTCTCTTAACTTAATACCTTCAGGTTGAAAATCGTGCTCATCAATGGCTTGAATCatcttttccaattgcaAATTTCTCGCAGAGTTCACTCTTTTGTATAAGGCTACTCTTGCAGTTACTGAAGCATCGACGGAAAgatgaatgaaaaaaggcCTTTTTTCCAACTTCTCCAATAAGGATAACGTCTCTAAGAACACAACCGAGTTTTTTGTGTAATTTTTAGTCGCATAATCCAAGATCTCATCAGAATTATTCAGATAATTCAGTAATtcgaaatgaaaatgatcGACCAATAATTGAATTACTTCTTCACAACCACAAAACTTAGTACCGCTCACTCCAACCAACATTTTTTGCTATATATAAGTATGTGCAATCACCttaattaaaaaaaaaaaaaaatgaaatgaaCATGAAGCCAATGCAGGTATCCCAGTTCTCGAGAGTTGCCTTAGAAATATTCAAACAAACTACGTAACgtgtttttattgaaatttccaagaaagGCTGCTAAAAAATGGGGCGAGCTGGGAATTGAACCCAGGGCCTCTCGCATGATTTGCTTCTCGTTATTCGAGAAGTTACCCAAAGCGAGAATCATACCACTAGACCACACGCCCATTATAAATTGTTACGAAAActatttaaaaaaatacccaTAAAACGGTAAACAAAAGACAAACACACTTCACAGCTTAGCCAATTGTTGCTTTTCGTTTTATTatccagtaaaatcttgtgacatttgttgggattacatttttggtaaggttaataatattatgtacATAGAACATACTAGAAattctcctcatggatttaggaatccacgaaagggaatcgacaattttacataatcttgttcttatttcttccttcattttatacgtcgttattcattaatcctattgcattatcagtccttgcgcttcagcttccactaaattaGATGACTGtttttgttggaacaagtaggttcatcattattcacatgagtaaacatcattactatctgaggtattcagattgtattctaagATGGTACTTCGTATATGCTACACAGATGTCGTATCTTTAGTAGAATGAAGGgatgctaaacgagctgttcgAAGAGTGATCttaactgaaaacaaagatccattaattgaacatcaacttggaatttatatataaatgatatgagtcgttacattgaacttatagtaaattccctagtttatttttatgttgaacatacttaatatgtccaatcggcgtgtgttttatatacctctcttatataaagtataagaaagatttctgcttttattcttaattaatactactaattatcaacagttttgaatcttatttcactagtctgataattttggtcatcttcttaacaccgtatatggTAATCTTCcagttacgtgattgaatgtattaatcagctgttCTAGTAACTGATGAATAGTTGgttattgttccaacatgTTTTCATATGTAACTTGGTGCGAAATGGTCTGAAATAAGTGGCAATCTTGTACTAATTGTTGGGATCCCActtttgttgataatttgTAAATAAATGCTAGCTAAGCGTGAAAGCAAACCATTCgtatactatataagaaaGGCACATGAAgcacacgccgattggacacactgaatttgttcaaaaggTGGTGAGATTGGGAATTCAATTATGTTTAATGTAAGGACCCATattctttatatataagtaCCAAGTTGACGTCTCGTtggtaattttttcttcgtctaTGTCTACTGCCCGAACTGCCAGTTAACACTCTTCGTTCTGAAGCACACGCTAGGTATATGTTATTGACCATCTAAATGATTCTTTATACTAGTAATTAATGGGCGATAGTCGGATGTTGTTCCAGCGCAACGAAAATAAATTTGGCGTGCGTAGAGAGTCACTACTGACAAAATgcaagatgaaaaatccaGCCATCCGGAGCTGAATTTATTTGGCATTCGAAGAAATGAGTGTGTTATGTGACAGCGGCTACGATGTATCAGGTTTCTTTCCGTGTTGACAGAGTCAACGATTCAGAGAACATACATTCCTCACAGTACTAAGTTGATAGGGTGATGGCTTACCAATgttgaaagaagaggatATCTTGCAGCATCTCTGTTTCTCAGCTCCTATCAAGCCATGCATCTTACATTAGTGCATGAGTTTAATAGGTGATTAATGTTGcaccattttctttcttttttgatgaaatgcGTTACCCTTCCGAAAGAAAGTGGCGTTGCTCAAATTGTTGAAACTCGATCTCATCGCCAAATAAACAATTCGGGCAAGGATAAGGACAAGGTTTTACGCCATTTGTTTTTACTTCTCTTATATACAAATAAAGAAAGCATCAAACACACTACGAAAAGTAACCGGATAGTAAAGATGAGCGAGGACCTCGTGTTTGACTACACTTTTAGCTGGCCTGCTGGCCCCGAAGACGTTATCCTAACTGGAACGTTTGATGACTGGAGAGGTACTTTACCCCTCGTGAAGACCGCTAAGGGCAATTTCGAAATAACTATGCCTGTTAAATTGGCTGACAAGAATTATAAATTTCAGTTTAAGTTTATTGTGGACGGTGTCTGGTGCGTCAGTGATTCATACAAGAAAGAGCATGTTAGTGAGGGAATCGAAaacaattttcttgaaatcacAGATCTGGTTGAAACTCAAGAAGTCGTTGGCGCTAGCAGAATCCCAGAGGCAGGTGGCTTACTATGTGGTAAACCTTCCCGAGCAGCAGGGCCACCTTCTACAAGTAATAGAAAGAAGggcaaaagaaacaacaagaaaaggagatctaagttgaagaagaagaacagtAAGGGCAACAGGAAGTCGAGTGAGAGTTTGGATGGTggcgaagaagaaaaggaggGTGAAGACGGGATGACCGGAACCACTACTGAAGATATAACCGGCACGTCAAGGGAGGAAACTCCATTAGCGGAACCCGTGGATACTTCCAATGAAGCTCCAGGCAACTTTCATATCCTACCAATCGATCAAAATACAAGCACCACTCAGTCAAACAATCTTATTGGCGGACCAGGTCCTGTTCTGGTCCCCAACCcaaatgaaatcaaagaattcaGCGAAATTAGAGACGTCGATGCTAAAGAGCTGAACGAGAGAttaaataagaaaattcaaGTTCCTGAACCTGCCGTTGAACCTTCCGTTGATGCACCAGCTGTGGCGAAGGCGGCTGAACTTCCACAAACTGATGAACCCGTTGCTGAAATTGAGACAAACGCTTCCAAAGTGCAAGACCCCGCTTCTCAATTGGGAACAGTTACCTCGGTTAAAGCACTAGCCACTCCAAAAGCCCAAATGCCTATTCGCAAATCCTCACAAGATGAACCAGTAGGGGAGACTGTACAACTTGAATTGGTGGAGAAGCATGAACCTACTGGAGATGCTGTGGACACATTTAAAGAAACAGAAGGCAAGCTTGAACAGGAGGAAGTTTTTACTTTGGACCCAGGTGCTACCAAAGATTCTAAACCAGTCTTGGCAGAATATCCCCAAGGTGAACGTAAAAAATCACCTGCAgtttctgaagaaaaagaaaagaaaaaaaagaagaaaagacagGAGGGAAAGTGCTctaaagaaatcaagagATCAGAATCTACCtcagaaaagaaacgttCTACTAAAGAATCTAAAAAAGTACCCGTGAAACCTCTAAAGAAGCAGACAGCTTCTCCTTTGTCGTCAACATCTGAAGAgccaaaaaagaaaaagactggtttctttggcaaattgaaaaagctaTTTAAATAAACTAGTCAAATGATTACTCTCGCATTTGCAcattgtaaaaaaaaataaaaataatactactactactaataccaataataatagtaataacaATACtaatactaataataacaacactaataataataacaatactaatactaataataacaacactaataataataataataataataataataataataataataataataataataataataataataattataataataataataataataacaataaaaataatgtatgatttgttcctttttctgttgtaattttttgttattgccTCCGTCAATCATTAGTCACAGTAATGTGGGCCATGGTCTACGCCAATTTGATGACTCTAGACATACAGTAATCCGTTTTACTGTATTATCAATCATTTGTTTGTTAATTTCAGAAAGGTTAGGAAGTTTTAGCGCAGTTTGATTTTTCCTATATGCTACGTAATTATATAGTTGCCTATAATGTcttcatttatttattttttttactacGTCACTactctttgtttttatgtTATTAATAAATACATTCGAAAAAATAGGACAAACACTACAAAATAAGAAcatcttttcaatcaaTCAATCTTTCTTAGCATGCAGCCGAACATATCgacaataagaaaatatgtTGACAGCGCTTGGTCTATCCACAATACCCTCTTCTCACAAACTACATGAAAACCAGTTTGAAATCGAACTAATGTAGTCTTTATGTTTCATAAAAATCATAGATATTGCATGTCACATGTCAAACTCTCTTTGAATGTACTCAGCacattgaaaatatttaccGCCAAGGAATGGTCACCCTAGTGCTAACCATTatagtttttgtttgagTTGTTTTCATAGTTATTTACATGATACTCCCTATAAAGtatgaaaaatatagaCGTCGtaagaaaaaatctgaTAATGAATTCGAAAGTAACTAAATTCTCAAatcatttgatttttttgtccTTAAGTTTTATCGTTTCGTCATTAACGTAAATTCCTTTACCCTTATATGGTTCTGGGGGATGGAATTTTCTCAATTTGGCAGCAAAGAGAAGAACCTGCTGTTTATCACATCCTTCAATAATAAGAGATGTAGGAGCAGGTGATTTGACGCTAATACCTTCGGGAACGTCCAATCCTTGTTTAATAGAGGCACCCACTTTAATATTGACAAATCTACCATCATTTTCTAACTGGGCCCTGTAACCTGTCCCTACAAATCTAAGTACAGCAAGATGGCCCTCGGTAACACCGATAATATGGTTGTTTATAAGTGATCTTACTGTACCCCACATGGAACGCTGATGCTTATCTTCTGCATTCTGAACCACAACGTTTATTTTACCATGCTTTTCATCTCTGTCTAACTGCAAAAAATCAGGGACTTCCAGGAATAATGTACCTTTGGGGCCCTCTACAGTAATATTCTGTGATATATTCAATGAAGTTCTGCCCTTTCTTATAGTTCTGGGTAGAGCCAATGCACCTATGGAAATCTGAACTTCAGGTAATAGATAAAGCGGTAAGGACCCCACTTGGGAgcacaaaaaaaaggactGTGACAGTAGTCTTTTCTGAATAAACGACATAGCCTCACCTTCAATGCAAGGGCTGCAATTACCTTAATTTTACGTGATACTCAATTATTTGCTAATATACGCTATTGTAAATAATGGTGTCGTCTCCTCGCTATTTctgtcttctttttcattaccCTCTGCTTCaggtgaaattttttcttttatgaATTACAAGCTCATCgcataaaaatatatagatattCAACGCTTACATATATAGAAGGCTGTAGTCaggtaaaagaaaagaagaatagATATAATAGCAAGTAACCATGGTTAGAAAACTAAAACATCATGAACAGAaactattgaaaaaagtagaCTTCCTTGATTGGAAGCAGGATCAAGGCCATCGTGATACTCAGGTTATGAGAACATatcatattcaaaatcgtGAGGATTATCATAAATACAACAGGATATGTGGTGATATTCGTCGCCTCGCTAATAAACTATCATTGTTACCTCCCACTGATCTATTTCGTCGGAAACATGAGCAATTACTCTTAGATAAGCTATATGCTATAGGTGTCCTGACTACAAAATCCAAGATATCCGATCTAGAGAATAAAGTTACGGTCAGTGCCGTTTGTAGGAGACGCTTACCTGTAATAATGCACAGATTGAAAATGGCGGAAACTATACAGGATGCAGTCAAGTTTATTGAACAGGGTCACGTTCGCGTGGGTCCAAATTTGATCAACGATCCCGCTTACCTCGTGACGAGGAATATGGAAGACTACGTCACTTGGGTTGACAACTCTaagatcaagaaaactttGTTGAGATACAGAAACCAAatcgatgattttgatttttcctAGTTGGACTATATACATAACttattttctgaaaattaGATAACAACTTTATAAATCGCGGAATTACTCAGAAGAAATActtaataaaaaaaaagtgaatgCTATAAGATATAGAGGaggtttcaaaaaaaaggaaacaagACAATTGTTGCCtacataaaaaatatcttcCCCATGCGCCaatacaaagaaaaccagAGGAGGCAAACACCATCCAGCGTCTTCTACCGgatgtttttcaaacttaAAATACACTTAGAAAAAATCCTATCTACATATTTtaatataaataaatacataattttgcaaaaatttcttcaataaaaaacatcaaTCTAACTATCCAGTGGCTTGTCCATTTATTATCCAACTTCAATTGACAGCATAATTATGGGAAGAGCCCAATTGTCTTCTCAAATCGTCCTGTGAACCGCTATGGGGTAGAATACCACCAACGCTGGGTGGTTGTACAACATCCGTTTCTTCTAATATTCCACTAACACGAGAATTGtactgctgctgctgctgctgctgctgctgctggaAATACGTGTTGTTTTGTGCGGTTAAACTATTGTTCCTTGAGTTTGTTGCACTTACACTTCTGAAAGAACCGGCTGGTTTATACGTTGGTTTTGCTATCAAGTCTGAGGGGTTCGTCATCACCACACTTTGTCTTAATTGATAAGGTGAGGGAACCACCCCATTTTCATTGTATTTCATAGATTGGCCTTGCTGTTGTGGAGCATAGTAAGCATCGTTTGTTGGCGAATAAAACATCTCTGGATGATCCACCGGATTTAATGCAGTACCGTTTAATCTAGCGGTTTGTAATTGAAGAAGCTGTTGCTTGTTTGGTCCCTTGAAAGATGTTAATGAATGCGACGAAGCTGATTGAGCTAAATATGCAGGTGTCGGTAATTCCCCGATAGTTTCTAGAGTCTGAGGATGATTatattgctgttgttgagGAGCTGGCGCACCGTaccattgttgttgttgttggaTTGGCGCCACCGGAATAGAATGTCCTTGTTGAATATGCCCGTTGTATTCAGAGGCAGAATACTGTGGGTAGCTGTCGTATACTGACGATTGCTCCTGTTGCTGGTATTCATCTTGATGATTCAAAGACGGAATTGCGTCTGAATAAATAGAAGAAGCAATTCTATTAGATGCCACTGCTTCCGTACCATTGACGGCGAGTGTATCTTGTATCGGGTATTGTTCCTGGTTTGGGGCAGTTTCTCGGCCGTCTCCGTCTGAAATGGTATCTTTTACAACAAAGACTTCATGTCCCGGGTATTTTGCTTCTGGTACCTCAATATTGTCATTATCACTAATTTGGATAGAAGGTAGTGGGTTTTGGTTTACACTGTCGAAGCCAGCTCCGCTTTTTGATATGGCATTTGCACCGTCTAGTTCATcttgttcctttttcattgttttaGATCTATCCAAATAGACTTGGTAGATACTCCTCATTCTCTGAATACCCTCTTCCTCATTAGGTGACAAGTGCGACACGTAACATTCCTCCCCTTCATCTTTGCTTCCGCTACTATCATCCGTATGTTCAGGTCCTTTGATATCCTGGAGTTCGTAATCATCATTTGTACCGACCTGCAGGCTCTTTCTGTGAGACATCTCCGAATTATTATCAAGTTCAAACTCGAACGCGTCGTTGCTGGATGATTCTTCTGACTCATCCGAACCTCCACCCTTTTTGCTAACTGTAGCTGTATCATTCACTTCGTAAGGAACGTGCGATTGCTTATGCGCATCCCCTGTAGCAAATCCGCTGAAGACCTGATTTTTGTCAACAGGGCTGGCGTGAGATTGAATACTTCCGTCCTCTTGGAATCTTGAAGGTGCCCTTACGGGCGTATAAAAACTATCAGGATGAAAAGACATTTGACTGGCATTTCTGGAGTTAGCTGCCGCTTTATAGCCACCGAACCCATCACTTTGCACTTTCATAGCGTAATCCCTCAAACTACTAGAGTCGCTCGACTCCTGTGGAAGTTGAAACGGGTCTACATACCAAGACTGACCGATTCCAGGTGGAGTAACGCTTCTCATGTTGTCCATGCTATCAGCAAATGGATCTGAAGGCGGTTGATGCAGAGCTTTTTCCACGAGATCTTGCTGCGAGTCACTGGAGTACGGATGATTCATTCCAGGTATATAATTATGCATTGCCGGTAAAAATTCTGAATCGCCTTCGAAATCTGGatcattatcttcttcagcttcttttttacttcTCCTATACACGATGTAAAGTATCACAGCTAGGACAATTATAATGACACCTACTGGTACTGCAACGGCAACCCCGACAGTCACATTAGTGCTGTGATTAGAATCCGTGGGTAGTTCACAGCTTTGCTTAGAGCCGGTACATTTAGCTGACTTACTATTTCCCGTACTGGACGCAGAGgaggacgatgatgaaTCGTCATCATCTCTCCTAGAAAGCCTTTCATAGGTATAAATTGCGTCAGAAACACTCACTACTGAAGTCACAGAAGCCGGACTTCCACTCATATGGGTATGGTACATCGGAAACTAGAACCTTGGCAAAAGTACGTGATAAAATATGGATTTAACGAAAGAATTATAGAACCAGACGCAACAGAAGATAAGTCGCAATGGATAGCTTGATATAAATGAAGACAAGCCCTTTTCCCCACAAAAGCTCCACCATGGACTTTGTTATTTGATATTATATCGTCTTGCTGAAactaaaagagaaaaaaatagagaaGAAAGCTTGACTTTTCGATGGGCTTTCCTATTCGGGTGAGcaaatttccttttcaagcTGCCGAAAATAAGGTTTATCGTATCGCGAaagtattttgaagatttaaaGACGTGTAAGGGCTATTTTCTATTTTAACTTAGGTTTCAATTTAAAGTTTAGGGGAAATGCTcttcaaaaagagaagagcATAGGGGCTATTTAGGGTTACGGGATTAACTTCTATTATTTCCGCCGCAAGGCttttcttccctttttATTGTGACATTTAAAAGGTGTGTAGTATATTTTGAGAATTTGAAGTTACCAGTAGGATTATAGTCACAGAACGAAGGACAGAGCATTCAATTTTGGGCTGGCAAGAGGAGATATATATAGTAAATGAGTGAGGCCAGCTCAAGTCGCAAGGGTGCGGGCAAGGATGCAGTTAGGTCCTACTTCgcagaaaaatacaataaaGTGTTGGATTCTATATTGGAAGCAGAGGCAGCAATATCGAGATCACCAAACGTGGCAGAGGATTTGTCGGAAAGCTCAGTAAGTGGAAATTCTGATATGAGCCGCCCTTCTGTGACCgcttcttcatcaacaacTCAAGGCATaagcaaaaaagaattacTCCAACAAATCGCTGGTTCATTGCTCAGTACGTCGATTGAGCGGCTGAAAACTGCCCACTCGCCCGATGGATCAGATACGCTGGAAATTTCGGAAAATGACGCGTATGAGAAGCAAGAGTGTAGTGAATGTGATGGTCCCTTCAAGTGTTCTGCCCACTTTGAGCAGTTGGCTGAATCTTATGACGACGAGATTGACCCAGAACCTGCTCTAGAACCTACAACTTCTAACACTGAAAAAGACCCATTTATCGATGTTTTTTTGGACAAGCTAATTTCGAGGCTGGTGCCTGAAAAATTGCCAGAAAGAGAACATTTTGGTAGCAAGTCTACCATTGAGCATGATTTAGACACAGGAAGAGTTCCCGTGTTCTCAGCAACAACGTTAGGCAGCAATTTTAAAAAGTTGTCTAAAAAAATGGGCGCGATTTTTGAACTCCAGGACTCCATAATTCGACTGTTAACTTGGAGGAACCCTACTGGAACGGTGActtcattgataatattcACTTTAATATGTTTCAACCCAATGTACCTGGTAATTTTGCCCATTTTCCGTTTCATCTATGGTATCGTAGTTCCCGGTTATATACGCAAACACCCCTTAGAAAGGAGCATATATCCGCTCAAACGGAACCATGGGTCATCCTTGTTGTACGATGTATGTTATGAGGGCAAAAATGAATACAGTTATGGTCAAcagtttttttccaaatctttcATGGACACTTTAGAATCGagaaatcaagaaataGACGAAATATCCGAACTGGACAAAAGACCTGAAAATACGCGAGAATTGAAGCAGGGCATGAAAGTGTTGATTAATCTACGCGATATGCAGGATATGACTTCATGTACACTTCATGTCATCGACGCGATaaacaattttcttcaaaaggcttctagttttcaaaatgaagagcATTCTACTA
Proteins encoded:
- the SKG6 gene encoding Skg6p (similar to Saccharomyces cerevisiae TOS2 (YGR221C) and SKG6 (YHR149C); ancestral locus Anc_5.107) yields the protein MYHTHMSGSPASVTSVVSVSDAIYTYERLSRRDDDDSSSSSSASSTGNSKSAKCTGSKQSCELPTDSNHSTNVTVGVAVAVPVGVIIIVLAVILYIVYRRSKKEAEEDNDPDFEGDSEFLPAMHNYIPGMNHPYSSDSQQDLVEKALHQPPSDPFADSMDNMRSVTPPGIGQSWYVDPFQLPQESSDSSSLRDYAMKVQSDGFGGYKAAANSRNASQMSFHPDSFYTPVRAPSRFQEDGSIQSHASPVDKNQVFSGFATGDAHKQSHVPYEVNDTATVSKKGGGSDESEESSSNDAFEFELDNNSEMSHRKSLQVGTNDDYELQDIKGPEHTDDSSGSKDEGEECYVSHLSPNEEEGIQRMRSIYQVYLDRSKTMKKEQDELDGANAISKSGAGFDSVNQNPLPSIQISDNDNIEVPEAKYPGHEVFVVKDTISDGDGRETAPNQEQYPIQDTLAVNGTEAVASNRIASSIYSDAIPSLNHQDEYQQQEQSSVYDSYPQYSASEYNGHIQQGHSIPVAPIQQQQQWYGAPAPQQQQYNHPQTLETIGELPTPAYLAQSASSHSLTSFKGPNKQQLLQLQTARLNGTALNPVDHPEMFYSPTNDAYYAPQQQGQSMKYNENGVVPSPYQLRQSVVMTNPSDLIAKPTYKPAGSFRSVSATNSRNNSLTAQNNTYFQQQQQQQQQQYNSRVSGILEETDVVQPPSVGGILPHSGSQDDLRRQLGSSHNYAVN
- the DCD1 gene encoding deoxycytidine monophosphate deaminase (similar to Saccharomyces cerevisiae DCD1 (YHR144C); ancestral locus Anc_2.84), yielding MLVGVSGTKFCGCEEVIQLLVDHFHFELLNYLNNSDEILDYATKNYTKNSVVFLETLSLLEKLEKRPFFIHLSVDASVTARVALYKRVNSARNLQLEKMIQAIDEHDFQPEGIKLRERSHLKFKIVNEDCDRKKQSLIDNITAQLKILGNNGQSSKEKAPLMRPSWDSYFMKLATLAASRSNCMKRRVGCVIVRECRVIATGYNGTPRHLTNCFNGGCPRCNDGDSRNLHTCLCLHAEENALLEAGRDRVGQNATLYCDTCPCLTCSVKIVQTGISEVVYSQTYRMDEESFIVLRNAGITVRQFSFMEEPRIVMI
- the PEX28 gene encoding Pex28p (similar to Saccharomyces cerevisiae PEX28 (YHR150W); ancestral locus Anc_5.103), with protein sequence MSEASSSRKGAGKDAVRSYFAEKYNKVLDSILEAEAAISRSPNVAEDLSESSVSGNSDMSRPSVTASSSTTQGISKKELLQQIAGSLLSTSIERLKTAHSPDGSDTLEISENDAYEKQECSECDGPFKCSAHFEQLAESYDDEIDPEPALEPTTSNTEKDPFIDVFLDKLISRLVPEKLPEREHFGSKSTIEHDLDTGRVPVFSATTLGSNFKKLSKKMGAIFELQDSIIRLLTWRNPTGTVTSLIIFTLICFNPMYLVILPIFRFIYGIVVPGYIRKHPLERSIYPLKRNHGSSLLYDVCYEGKNEYSYGQQFFSKSFMDTLESRNQEIDEISELDKRPENTRELKQGMKVLINLRDMQDMTSCTLHVIDAINNFLQKASSFQNEEHSTKRFFAGFLSIVILKVVSPFVNWSYLFSISTWCLLIYMHPRAHPKIIAFFKKEGVEKDNKNLERKKIETHTMIFDEKPEVKYIEIFEIYRKGLLPNDWRFFRFSNRIFDPQDPYRRAQQFPPGVDSLDDIVPPAGWVFDPNFEWKVDDDVDGWVMERGLNLPITGEFLFDPMFKRRRLIHRVIKTATPLS
- the IMP3 gene encoding snoRNA-binding rRNA-processing protein IMP3 (similar to Saccharomyces cerevisiae IMP3 (YHR148W); ancestral locus Anc_5.108), with the protein product MVRKLKHHEQKLLKKVDFLDWKQDQGHRDTQVMRTYHIQNREDYHKYNRICGDIRRLANKLSLLPPTDLFRRKHEQLLLDKLYAIGVLTTKSKISDLENKVTVSAVCRRRLPVIMHRLKMAETIQDAVKFIEQGHVRVGPNLINDPAYLVTRNMEDYVTWVDNSKIKKTLLRYRNQIDDFDFS
- the MRPL6 gene encoding mitochondrial 54S ribosomal protein uL6m (similar to Saccharomyces cerevisiae MRPL6 (YHR147C); ancestral locus Anc_5.109), with the protein product MSFIQKRLLSQSFFLCSQVGSLPLYLLPEVQISIGALALPRTIRKGRTSLNISQNITVEGPKGTLFLEVPDFLQLDRDEKHGKINVVVQNAEDKHQRSMWGTVRSLINNHIIGVTEGHLAVLRFVGTGYRAQLENDGRFVNIKVGASIKQGLDVPEGISVKSPAPTSLIIEGCDKQQVLLFAAKLRKFHPPEPYKGKGIYVNDETIKLKDKKIK
- the RPC10 gene encoding DNA-directed RNA polymerase core subunit RPC10 (similar to Saccharomyces cerevisiae RPC10 (YHR143W-A); ancestral locus Anc_2.87) — encoded protein: MSREGFQIPTNLDAAAAGTSQARTATLKYICAECSSKLSLSRTDAVRCKDCGHRILLKARTKRLVQFEAR
- the CRP1 gene encoding Crp1p (similar to Saccharomyces cerevisiae CRP1 (YHR146W) and MDG1 (YNL173C); ancestral locus Anc_2.81) — encoded protein: MLHHFLSFLMKCVTLPKESGVAQIVETRSHRQINNSGKDKDKVLRHLFLLLLYTNKESIKHTTKSNRIVKMSEDLVFDYTFSWPAGPEDVILTGTFDDWRGTLPLVKTAKGNFEITMPVKLADKNYKFQFKFIVDGVWCVSDSYKKEHVSEGIENNFLEITDLVETQEVVGASRIPEAGGLLCGKPSRAAGPPSTSNRKKGKRNNKKRRSKLKKKNSKGNRKSSESLDGGEEEKEGEDGMTGTTTEDITGTSREETPLAEPVDTSNEAPGNFHILPIDQNTSTTQSNNLIGGPGPVLVPNPNEIKEFSEIRDVDAKELNERLNKKIQVPEPAVEPSVDAPAVAKAAELPQTDEPVAEIETNASKVQDPASQLGTVTSVKALATPKAQMPIRKSSQDEPVGETVQLELVEKHEPTGDAVDTFKETEGKLEQEEVFTLDPGATKDSKPVLAEYPQGERKKSPAVSEEKEKKKKKKRQEGKCSKEIKRSESTSEKKRSTKESKKVPVKPLKKQTASPLSSTSEEPKKKKTGFFGKLKKLFK